The Salvia miltiorrhiza cultivar Shanhuang (shh) chromosome 1, IMPLAD_Smil_shh, whole genome shotgun sequence genome has a window encoding:
- the LOC131005296 gene encoding protein DWD HYPERSENSITIVE TO UV-B 1 isoform X2 — translation MAMPTDISTLEKGYFEACNKQGIPPNKAIVAALFKAKIKKARHELSTFMVLMDDLKDVDFHPLHNMLKEIDVSEIDAVDMVNRSSCGLSVEYVSPLLHAVNEKLRVVDIRDISFGRDFLLDLSQRGLACQVLNLKSSHFRKLSMVGKFVHMHTLNLDFSTSLSGFREDCFSCMPNLRLLSLCETRITNLWTTSAALAKLPSLDELRFQNCSYSSDTGCPSASSVNEGINSGHTDLGIYIELPSSSDEVLPNLQININDEDLDDYDMDPDTRSTNDESSDDSEVDFLGHHRNFVSTEVYPDIPLSWSELADLENEMSFGSLDTHEEDSFSGRSFNSSTKTSVATKKYISRNPSPICYEKHYREYMTASLPKLKVLDNLPIGKDERERANDIFTRHFEYLPYNRRSKDSVVSMLQKREIRANISSTPASRKKCSSSSRKSQYFYSRSLSAAKMGAWPTLHPLSIMGGLSRDEKRSFRPRQFEYHPTDSSLMVFGTLDGEVVVINHESEKIVSYIPSLGAMNSVLGLCWLKKYPSKLIAGSDNGSLRLYDIQHMPATSRGMHQSRGNVIFDEFDQLTSVHVNSTDELFLASGYSKNVALYDISSGKRLQDFADMHREHINVVKFSNHSPSLFATSSFDQNVKMWDIRQKPNLPCYTASSSRGNVMVCFSPDDHYLLVSAVDNEVRQLLAVDGRLHLNFGIASTGSSQNYTRSYYMNGRDYVISGSCDEHVVRVCCANTGRRLRDVSLEGKGAGSSMFVQSLRGDPFRDFNMSVLAAYIRPSSNSEIVKVNLLASGDNDKSNSYKQQSHSVTGMGG, via the exons ATGGCCATGCCTACCGACATCAGCACCTTGGAGAAAGG GTACTTTGAAGCTTGTAATAAGCAAGGCATTCCTCCAAATAAGGCGATTGTGGCAGCTTTATTCAAG GCTAAAATCAAGAAGGCTCGCCATGAGTTATCCACATTTATGGTTCTAATGGATGACTTGAAGGATGTTGATTTTCACCCACTTCATAATATGTTAAAGGAAATTGATGTTTCCGAGATTGATGCAGTTGACATGGTAAACAGATCTTCATGTGGATTGAGTGTGGAATATGTCTCACCATTGCTGCATGCTGTCAACGAAAAACTTCGAGTGGTTGATATCCGTGACATCTCATTTGGGAGGGATTTTTTGCT AGATCTTTCTCAACGGGGCTTAGCATGCCAGGTCTTGAATCTGAAGTCCTCTCATTTCCGGAAGCTCAGTATGGTTGGGAAATTTGTGCACATGCATACACTAAACCTCGATTTCAGTACTTCACTTTCTGGTTTTCGGGAGGACTGTTTTTCCTGCATGCCGAACTTAAGATTACTTTCATTGTGTGAAACAAGAATCACAAACCTGTGGACAACTAGTGCAGCTTTAGCCAAGCTCCCCTCTTTGGATGAACTCCGGTTTCAAAATTGTTCATATAGTAGTGATACAGGGTGTCCTTCTGCATCATCTGTGAATGAAGGCATCAATTCAGGTCATACAGACCTTGGTATTTACATAGAACTACCTTCTTCGAGTGATGAAGTTCTTCCTAATTTACAGATAAATATTAATGATGAAGATTTGGATGACTATGACATGGATCCGGATACCAGAAGCACAAATGATGAATCTTCAGATGACAGTGAAGTGGATTTTTTAGGTCACCATAGAAACTTTGTTTCAACAGAAGTCTATCCTGACATTCCTCTTTCTTGGAGTGAGCTTGCTGATTTGGAGAATGAG ATGTCTTTTGGCTCATTGGACACGCATGAGGAAGACTCATTCTCAGGCAGATCATTCAACTCGAGTACCAAGACTTCTGTTGCTACAAAAAAGTACATTTCTCGTAATCCATCTCCAATATGCTATGAGAAACATTACAGAGAATACATGACAGCTTCATTACCGAAACTTAAAGTTCTTGATAATTTGCCAATTGGGAAGGATGAAAGGGAAAGAGCCAATGACATCTTCACACGCCATTTTGAATACCTTCCATACAACAGACGTAGTAAAGACAGTGTGGTTAGCATGTTGCAGAAACGTGAGATCAGAGCAAATATTTCTTCTACTCCTGCCTCGAGGAAAAAGTGCTCTTCATCATCAAGGAAATCTCAATATTTCTATTCTAGATCGCTATCTGCTGCCAAAATGGGAGCATGGCCTACCTTACATCCTCTTTCTATTATGGGTGGGTTATCAAGAGATGAAAAACGAAGCTTTCGACCAAGACAGTTCGAGTATCATCCAACTGACTCAAGCCTTATGGTTTTTGGAACGTTGGATGGTGAAGTTGTTGTAATAAACCATGAGAGCGAGAAGATAGTTAGCTACATTCCATCACTTGGAGCTATGAATAGTGTCCTGGGATTATGCTGGCTCAAGAAGTATCCATCTAAG CTCATTGCCGGTTCTGACAATGGTTCACTTAGATTATATGACATACAACATATGCCAGCCACGAGTAGAGGAATGCATCAGAGTCGTGGTAATGTCATCTTTGATGAGTTTGACCAATTGACATCTGTTCATGTCAACTCAACAGATGAACTATTTCTTGCAAGTGGATACTCTAAAAATGTTGCTTTATATGATATTAGTAGTGGAAAACGTTTGCAAGATTTTGCTGATATGCATCGAGAGCATATTAATGTAGTCAAGTTCTCGAACCATTCTCCATCTCTTTTTGCCACTTCATCTTTCGATCAGAATGTTAAGATGTGGGATATAAGACAAAAGCCAAATCTGCCTTGTTATACGGCTTCAAGCTCCCGTGGAAATGTGATGGTCTGCTTTTCCCCTGATGATCATTATCTTCTCGTTTCAGCTGTTGACAATGAG GTGAGACAACTACTGGCTGTTGATGGAAGGCTTCATCTGAATTTTGGTATTGCTTCTACTGGAAGCTCTCAGAATTATACTCGGTCATACTACATGAATGGAAGAGATTACGTAATAAGTGGAAGTTGTGATGAACATGTGGTCCGTGTTTGTTGTGCTAATACAGGGAGGCGACTCAGGGACGTATCATTGGAG gGTAAAGGGGCAGGCTCATCAATGTTTGTCCAATCTTTGAGGGGTGATCCTTTCAGG GATTTTAACATGAGTGTTTTGGCTGCTTATATACGACCAAGCTCAAATTCAGAAATTGTGAAG GTTAATCTTCTTGCATCAGGTGACAACGACAAATCGAATTCTTACAAGCAACAATCTCACTCAGTTACTGGTATGGGAGGTTGA
- the LOC131005296 gene encoding protein DWD HYPERSENSITIVE TO UV-B 1 isoform X3: MVLMDDLKDVDFHPLHNMLKEIDVSEIDAVDMVNRSSCGLSVEYVSPLLHAVNEKLRVVDIRDISFGRDFLLDLSQRGLACQVLNLKSSHFRKLSMVGKFVHMHTLNLDFSTSLSGFREDCFSCMPNLRLLSLCETRITNLWTTSAALAKLPSLDELRFQNCSYSSDTGCPSASSVNEGINSGHTDLGIYIELPSSSDEVLPNLQININDEDLDDYDMDPDTRSTNDESSDDSEVDFLGHHRNFVSTEVYPDIPLSWSELADLENEQMSFGSLDTHEEDSFSGRSFNSSTKTSVATKKYISRNPSPICYEKHYREYMTASLPKLKVLDNLPIGKDERERANDIFTRHFEYLPYNRRSKDSVVSMLQKREIRANISSTPASRKKCSSSSRKSQYFYSRSLSAAKMGAWPTLHPLSIMGGLSRDEKRSFRPRQFEYHPTDSSLMVFGTLDGEVVVINHESEKIVSYIPSLGAMNSVLGLCWLKKYPSKLIAGSDNGSLRLYDIQHMPATSRGMHQSRGNVIFDEFDQLTSVHVNSTDELFLASGYSKNVALYDISSGKRLQDFADMHREHINVVKFSNHSPSLFATSSFDQNVKMWDIRQKPNLPCYTASSSRGNVMVCFSPDDHYLLVSAVDNEVRQLLAVDGRLHLNFGIASTGSSQNYTRSYYMNGRDYVISGSCDEHVVRVCCANTGRRLRDVSLEGKGAGSSMFVQSLRGDPFRDFNMSVLAAYIRPSSNSEIVKVNLLASGDNDKSNSYKQQSHSVTGMGG; this comes from the exons ATGGTTCTAATGGATGACTTGAAGGATGTTGATTTTCACCCACTTCATAATATGTTAAAGGAAATTGATGTTTCCGAGATTGATGCAGTTGACATGGTAAACAGATCTTCATGTGGATTGAGTGTGGAATATGTCTCACCATTGCTGCATGCTGTCAACGAAAAACTTCGAGTGGTTGATATCCGTGACATCTCATTTGGGAGGGATTTTTTGCT AGATCTTTCTCAACGGGGCTTAGCATGCCAGGTCTTGAATCTGAAGTCCTCTCATTTCCGGAAGCTCAGTATGGTTGGGAAATTTGTGCACATGCATACACTAAACCTCGATTTCAGTACTTCACTTTCTGGTTTTCGGGAGGACTGTTTTTCCTGCATGCCGAACTTAAGATTACTTTCATTGTGTGAAACAAGAATCACAAACCTGTGGACAACTAGTGCAGCTTTAGCCAAGCTCCCCTCTTTGGATGAACTCCGGTTTCAAAATTGTTCATATAGTAGTGATACAGGGTGTCCTTCTGCATCATCTGTGAATGAAGGCATCAATTCAGGTCATACAGACCTTGGTATTTACATAGAACTACCTTCTTCGAGTGATGAAGTTCTTCCTAATTTACAGATAAATATTAATGATGAAGATTTGGATGACTATGACATGGATCCGGATACCAGAAGCACAAATGATGAATCTTCAGATGACAGTGAAGTGGATTTTTTAGGTCACCATAGAAACTTTGTTTCAACAGAAGTCTATCCTGACATTCCTCTTTCTTGGAGTGAGCTTGCTGATTTGGAGAATGAG CAGATGTCTTTTGGCTCATTGGACACGCATGAGGAAGACTCATTCTCAGGCAGATCATTCAACTCGAGTACCAAGACTTCTGTTGCTACAAAAAAGTACATTTCTCGTAATCCATCTCCAATATGCTATGAGAAACATTACAGAGAATACATGACAGCTTCATTACCGAAACTTAAAGTTCTTGATAATTTGCCAATTGGGAAGGATGAAAGGGAAAGAGCCAATGACATCTTCACACGCCATTTTGAATACCTTCCATACAACAGACGTAGTAAAGACAGTGTGGTTAGCATGTTGCAGAAACGTGAGATCAGAGCAAATATTTCTTCTACTCCTGCCTCGAGGAAAAAGTGCTCTTCATCATCAAGGAAATCTCAATATTTCTATTCTAGATCGCTATCTGCTGCCAAAATGGGAGCATGGCCTACCTTACATCCTCTTTCTATTATGGGTGGGTTATCAAGAGATGAAAAACGAAGCTTTCGACCAAGACAGTTCGAGTATCATCCAACTGACTCAAGCCTTATGGTTTTTGGAACGTTGGATGGTGAAGTTGTTGTAATAAACCATGAGAGCGAGAAGATAGTTAGCTACATTCCATCACTTGGAGCTATGAATAGTGTCCTGGGATTATGCTGGCTCAAGAAGTATCCATCTAAG CTCATTGCCGGTTCTGACAATGGTTCACTTAGATTATATGACATACAACATATGCCAGCCACGAGTAGAGGAATGCATCAGAGTCGTGGTAATGTCATCTTTGATGAGTTTGACCAATTGACATCTGTTCATGTCAACTCAACAGATGAACTATTTCTTGCAAGTGGATACTCTAAAAATGTTGCTTTATATGATATTAGTAGTGGAAAACGTTTGCAAGATTTTGCTGATATGCATCGAGAGCATATTAATGTAGTCAAGTTCTCGAACCATTCTCCATCTCTTTTTGCCACTTCATCTTTCGATCAGAATGTTAAGATGTGGGATATAAGACAAAAGCCAAATCTGCCTTGTTATACGGCTTCAAGCTCCCGTGGAAATGTGATGGTCTGCTTTTCCCCTGATGATCATTATCTTCTCGTTTCAGCTGTTGACAATGAG GTGAGACAACTACTGGCTGTTGATGGAAGGCTTCATCTGAATTTTGGTATTGCTTCTACTGGAAGCTCTCAGAATTATACTCGGTCATACTACATGAATGGAAGAGATTACGTAATAAGTGGAAGTTGTGATGAACATGTGGTCCGTGTTTGTTGTGCTAATACAGGGAGGCGACTCAGGGACGTATCATTGGAG gGTAAAGGGGCAGGCTCATCAATGTTTGTCCAATCTTTGAGGGGTGATCCTTTCAGG GATTTTAACATGAGTGTTTTGGCTGCTTATATACGACCAAGCTCAAATTCAGAAATTGTGAAG GTTAATCTTCTTGCATCAGGTGACAACGACAAATCGAATTCTTACAAGCAACAATCTCACTCAGTTACTGGTATGGGAGGTTGA
- the LOC131005297 gene encoding thioredoxin domain-containing protein 9 homolog, with product MDNSVVREILEQQVLSVAKAVEEKIDDQISALDRMDPDDIEALRERRLQQMKKMAEKRSRWISLGHGEYSEIHNEKEFFSIVKASERVVCHFYRENWPCKVVDKHLAILAKQHIETRFVKLNAEKSPFLSEKLRIVVLPTLALVKNAKVEDYVVGFDELGGRDDFSTEELEERIAKAEVINFEGESSGKLSKSKAPTRNVRHGSSSYSSDSE from the exons ATGGATAACTCAGTAGTTCGAGAG ATATTGGAGCAGCAAGTCCTGTCGGTGGCGAAAGCGGTGGAGGAAAAGATAGATGACCAGATCTCGGCATTGGATCGGATGGATCCTGACGATATCGAGGCGTTGAGGGAGCGGAGGCTGCAGCAGATgaagaaaatggcggagaagaGGAGCCGTTGGATCAGCCTCGGCCATGGCGAGTACTCTGAGATCCACAACGAGAAGGAGTTTTTCTCTATTGTCAAAGCTAGTGAACGCGTCGTCTGTCACTTTTACCGCGAAAATTGGCCTTGCAAG GTTGTGGACAAGCATTTGGCTATACTGGCAAAGCAACATATTGAAACACGTTTTGTGAAACTCAATGCTGAGAAAAGTCCGTTCCTGAGTGAGAAGCTCCGGATTGTTGTTCTTCCAACCCTTGCTCTTGTTAAGAATGCTAAAGTGGAAGATTATGTG GTGGGTTTTGATGAGCTCGGTGGAAGGGATGACTTCAGCACAGAGGAACTAGAAGAGAGAATAGCAAAAGCAGAGGTTATTAATTTCGAGGGTGAATCATCCGGGAAGCTATCCAAATCCAAAGCTCCAACCAGAAATGTCCGCCACGGCTCCAGTTCATACTCATCGGATTCCGAATAG
- the LOC131005296 gene encoding protein DWD HYPERSENSITIVE TO UV-B 1 isoform X4 has protein sequence MVGKFVHMHTLNLDFSTSLSGFREDCFSCMPNLRLLSLCETRITNLWTTSAALAKLPSLDELRFQNCSYSSDTGCPSASSVNEGINSGHTDLGIYIELPSSSDEVLPNLQININDEDLDDYDMDPDTRSTNDESSDDSEVDFLGHHRNFVSTEVYPDIPLSWSELADLENEQMSFGSLDTHEEDSFSGRSFNSSTKTSVATKKYISRNPSPICYEKHYREYMTASLPKLKVLDNLPIGKDERERANDIFTRHFEYLPYNRRSKDSVVSMLQKREIRANISSTPASRKKCSSSSRKSQYFYSRSLSAAKMGAWPTLHPLSIMGGLSRDEKRSFRPRQFEYHPTDSSLMVFGTLDGEVVVINHESEKIVSYIPSLGAMNSVLGLCWLKKYPSKLIAGSDNGSLRLYDIQHMPATSRGMHQSRGNVIFDEFDQLTSVHVNSTDELFLASGYSKNVALYDISSGKRLQDFADMHREHINVVKFSNHSPSLFATSSFDQNVKMWDIRQKPNLPCYTASSSRGNVMVCFSPDDHYLLVSAVDNEVRQLLAVDGRLHLNFGIASTGSSQNYTRSYYMNGRDYVISGSCDEHVVRVCCANTGRRLRDVSLEGKGAGSSMFVQSLRGDPFRDFNMSVLAAYIRPSSNSEIVKVNLLASGDNDKSNSYKQQSHSVTGMGG, from the exons ATGGTTGGGAAATTTGTGCACATGCATACACTAAACCTCGATTTCAGTACTTCACTTTCTGGTTTTCGGGAGGACTGTTTTTCCTGCATGCCGAACTTAAGATTACTTTCATTGTGTGAAACAAGAATCACAAACCTGTGGACAACTAGTGCAGCTTTAGCCAAGCTCCCCTCTTTGGATGAACTCCGGTTTCAAAATTGTTCATATAGTAGTGATACAGGGTGTCCTTCTGCATCATCTGTGAATGAAGGCATCAATTCAGGTCATACAGACCTTGGTATTTACATAGAACTACCTTCTTCGAGTGATGAAGTTCTTCCTAATTTACAGATAAATATTAATGATGAAGATTTGGATGACTATGACATGGATCCGGATACCAGAAGCACAAATGATGAATCTTCAGATGACAGTGAAGTGGATTTTTTAGGTCACCATAGAAACTTTGTTTCAACAGAAGTCTATCCTGACATTCCTCTTTCTTGGAGTGAGCTTGCTGATTTGGAGAATGAG CAGATGTCTTTTGGCTCATTGGACACGCATGAGGAAGACTCATTCTCAGGCAGATCATTCAACTCGAGTACCAAGACTTCTGTTGCTACAAAAAAGTACATTTCTCGTAATCCATCTCCAATATGCTATGAGAAACATTACAGAGAATACATGACAGCTTCATTACCGAAACTTAAAGTTCTTGATAATTTGCCAATTGGGAAGGATGAAAGGGAAAGAGCCAATGACATCTTCACACGCCATTTTGAATACCTTCCATACAACAGACGTAGTAAAGACAGTGTGGTTAGCATGTTGCAGAAACGTGAGATCAGAGCAAATATTTCTTCTACTCCTGCCTCGAGGAAAAAGTGCTCTTCATCATCAAGGAAATCTCAATATTTCTATTCTAGATCGCTATCTGCTGCCAAAATGGGAGCATGGCCTACCTTACATCCTCTTTCTATTATGGGTGGGTTATCAAGAGATGAAAAACGAAGCTTTCGACCAAGACAGTTCGAGTATCATCCAACTGACTCAAGCCTTATGGTTTTTGGAACGTTGGATGGTGAAGTTGTTGTAATAAACCATGAGAGCGAGAAGATAGTTAGCTACATTCCATCACTTGGAGCTATGAATAGTGTCCTGGGATTATGCTGGCTCAAGAAGTATCCATCTAAG CTCATTGCCGGTTCTGACAATGGTTCACTTAGATTATATGACATACAACATATGCCAGCCACGAGTAGAGGAATGCATCAGAGTCGTGGTAATGTCATCTTTGATGAGTTTGACCAATTGACATCTGTTCATGTCAACTCAACAGATGAACTATTTCTTGCAAGTGGATACTCTAAAAATGTTGCTTTATATGATATTAGTAGTGGAAAACGTTTGCAAGATTTTGCTGATATGCATCGAGAGCATATTAATGTAGTCAAGTTCTCGAACCATTCTCCATCTCTTTTTGCCACTTCATCTTTCGATCAGAATGTTAAGATGTGGGATATAAGACAAAAGCCAAATCTGCCTTGTTATACGGCTTCAAGCTCCCGTGGAAATGTGATGGTCTGCTTTTCCCCTGATGATCATTATCTTCTCGTTTCAGCTGTTGACAATGAG GTGAGACAACTACTGGCTGTTGATGGAAGGCTTCATCTGAATTTTGGTATTGCTTCTACTGGAAGCTCTCAGAATTATACTCGGTCATACTACATGAATGGAAGAGATTACGTAATAAGTGGAAGTTGTGATGAACATGTGGTCCGTGTTTGTTGTGCTAATACAGGGAGGCGACTCAGGGACGTATCATTGGAG gGTAAAGGGGCAGGCTCATCAATGTTTGTCCAATCTTTGAGGGGTGATCCTTTCAGG GATTTTAACATGAGTGTTTTGGCTGCTTATATACGACCAAGCTCAAATTCAGAAATTGTGAAG GTTAATCTTCTTGCATCAGGTGACAACGACAAATCGAATTCTTACAAGCAACAATCTCACTCAGTTACTGGTATGGGAGGTTGA
- the LOC131005296 gene encoding protein DWD HYPERSENSITIVE TO UV-B 1 isoform X1: MAMPTDISTLEKGYFEACNKQGIPPNKAIVAALFKAKIKKARHELSTFMVLMDDLKDVDFHPLHNMLKEIDVSEIDAVDMVNRSSCGLSVEYVSPLLHAVNEKLRVVDIRDISFGRDFLLDLSQRGLACQVLNLKSSHFRKLSMVGKFVHMHTLNLDFSTSLSGFREDCFSCMPNLRLLSLCETRITNLWTTSAALAKLPSLDELRFQNCSYSSDTGCPSASSVNEGINSGHTDLGIYIELPSSSDEVLPNLQININDEDLDDYDMDPDTRSTNDESSDDSEVDFLGHHRNFVSTEVYPDIPLSWSELADLENEQMSFGSLDTHEEDSFSGRSFNSSTKTSVATKKYISRNPSPICYEKHYREYMTASLPKLKVLDNLPIGKDERERANDIFTRHFEYLPYNRRSKDSVVSMLQKREIRANISSTPASRKKCSSSSRKSQYFYSRSLSAAKMGAWPTLHPLSIMGGLSRDEKRSFRPRQFEYHPTDSSLMVFGTLDGEVVVINHESEKIVSYIPSLGAMNSVLGLCWLKKYPSKLIAGSDNGSLRLYDIQHMPATSRGMHQSRGNVIFDEFDQLTSVHVNSTDELFLASGYSKNVALYDISSGKRLQDFADMHREHINVVKFSNHSPSLFATSSFDQNVKMWDIRQKPNLPCYTASSSRGNVMVCFSPDDHYLLVSAVDNEVRQLLAVDGRLHLNFGIASTGSSQNYTRSYYMNGRDYVISGSCDEHVVRVCCANTGRRLRDVSLEGKGAGSSMFVQSLRGDPFRDFNMSVLAAYIRPSSNSEIVKVNLLASGDNDKSNSYKQQSHSVTGMGG; encoded by the exons ATGGCCATGCCTACCGACATCAGCACCTTGGAGAAAGG GTACTTTGAAGCTTGTAATAAGCAAGGCATTCCTCCAAATAAGGCGATTGTGGCAGCTTTATTCAAG GCTAAAATCAAGAAGGCTCGCCATGAGTTATCCACATTTATGGTTCTAATGGATGACTTGAAGGATGTTGATTTTCACCCACTTCATAATATGTTAAAGGAAATTGATGTTTCCGAGATTGATGCAGTTGACATGGTAAACAGATCTTCATGTGGATTGAGTGTGGAATATGTCTCACCATTGCTGCATGCTGTCAACGAAAAACTTCGAGTGGTTGATATCCGTGACATCTCATTTGGGAGGGATTTTTTGCT AGATCTTTCTCAACGGGGCTTAGCATGCCAGGTCTTGAATCTGAAGTCCTCTCATTTCCGGAAGCTCAGTATGGTTGGGAAATTTGTGCACATGCATACACTAAACCTCGATTTCAGTACTTCACTTTCTGGTTTTCGGGAGGACTGTTTTTCCTGCATGCCGAACTTAAGATTACTTTCATTGTGTGAAACAAGAATCACAAACCTGTGGACAACTAGTGCAGCTTTAGCCAAGCTCCCCTCTTTGGATGAACTCCGGTTTCAAAATTGTTCATATAGTAGTGATACAGGGTGTCCTTCTGCATCATCTGTGAATGAAGGCATCAATTCAGGTCATACAGACCTTGGTATTTACATAGAACTACCTTCTTCGAGTGATGAAGTTCTTCCTAATTTACAGATAAATATTAATGATGAAGATTTGGATGACTATGACATGGATCCGGATACCAGAAGCACAAATGATGAATCTTCAGATGACAGTGAAGTGGATTTTTTAGGTCACCATAGAAACTTTGTTTCAACAGAAGTCTATCCTGACATTCCTCTTTCTTGGAGTGAGCTTGCTGATTTGGAGAATGAG CAGATGTCTTTTGGCTCATTGGACACGCATGAGGAAGACTCATTCTCAGGCAGATCATTCAACTCGAGTACCAAGACTTCTGTTGCTACAAAAAAGTACATTTCTCGTAATCCATCTCCAATATGCTATGAGAAACATTACAGAGAATACATGACAGCTTCATTACCGAAACTTAAAGTTCTTGATAATTTGCCAATTGGGAAGGATGAAAGGGAAAGAGCCAATGACATCTTCACACGCCATTTTGAATACCTTCCATACAACAGACGTAGTAAAGACAGTGTGGTTAGCATGTTGCAGAAACGTGAGATCAGAGCAAATATTTCTTCTACTCCTGCCTCGAGGAAAAAGTGCTCTTCATCATCAAGGAAATCTCAATATTTCTATTCTAGATCGCTATCTGCTGCCAAAATGGGAGCATGGCCTACCTTACATCCTCTTTCTATTATGGGTGGGTTATCAAGAGATGAAAAACGAAGCTTTCGACCAAGACAGTTCGAGTATCATCCAACTGACTCAAGCCTTATGGTTTTTGGAACGTTGGATGGTGAAGTTGTTGTAATAAACCATGAGAGCGAGAAGATAGTTAGCTACATTCCATCACTTGGAGCTATGAATAGTGTCCTGGGATTATGCTGGCTCAAGAAGTATCCATCTAAG CTCATTGCCGGTTCTGACAATGGTTCACTTAGATTATATGACATACAACATATGCCAGCCACGAGTAGAGGAATGCATCAGAGTCGTGGTAATGTCATCTTTGATGAGTTTGACCAATTGACATCTGTTCATGTCAACTCAACAGATGAACTATTTCTTGCAAGTGGATACTCTAAAAATGTTGCTTTATATGATATTAGTAGTGGAAAACGTTTGCAAGATTTTGCTGATATGCATCGAGAGCATATTAATGTAGTCAAGTTCTCGAACCATTCTCCATCTCTTTTTGCCACTTCATCTTTCGATCAGAATGTTAAGATGTGGGATATAAGACAAAAGCCAAATCTGCCTTGTTATACGGCTTCAAGCTCCCGTGGAAATGTGATGGTCTGCTTTTCCCCTGATGATCATTATCTTCTCGTTTCAGCTGTTGACAATGAG GTGAGACAACTACTGGCTGTTGATGGAAGGCTTCATCTGAATTTTGGTATTGCTTCTACTGGAAGCTCTCAGAATTATACTCGGTCATACTACATGAATGGAAGAGATTACGTAATAAGTGGAAGTTGTGATGAACATGTGGTCCGTGTTTGTTGTGCTAATACAGGGAGGCGACTCAGGGACGTATCATTGGAG gGTAAAGGGGCAGGCTCATCAATGTTTGTCCAATCTTTGAGGGGTGATCCTTTCAGG GATTTTAACATGAGTGTTTTGGCTGCTTATATACGACCAAGCTCAAATTCAGAAATTGTGAAG GTTAATCTTCTTGCATCAGGTGACAACGACAAATCGAATTCTTACAAGCAACAATCTCACTCAGTTACTGGTATGGGAGGTTGA